One genomic region from Pseudoduganella lutea encodes:
- a CDS encoding DUF817 domain-containing protein has translation MLAPLDAHLTDARPRQLRPVLRPLVEFLYFGIKEARACLFAGLFFLAMFCMPRAGLFGIPRYDALLVVALAIQAWMLVTRLETWDEVKAIGLFHVVGFALEVFKTQVGSWTYPDFGYTKLFGVPLFSGFMYAAIGSYIIQAWRLLDLRIRHHPPYPMAAAIAILIYVNFWTHHYIGDYRWYLAACALGLYARTTVIFRPLDRDRRMPLLLGFMLTGFFIWVAENLGTFMGVWRYPNQLGAWSVVHVSKWSAWSLLVIMTFTIVANLKHVKARVHVPE, from the coding sequence ATGCTCGCTCCGCTCGACGCCCACCTGACCGATGCCCGGCCGCGCCAACTCCGGCCGGTCCTCCGACCGCTCGTCGAGTTCCTGTACTTCGGCATCAAGGAAGCCCGCGCGTGCCTGTTCGCAGGCCTGTTCTTCCTCGCCATGTTCTGCATGCCGCGCGCCGGCCTGTTCGGCATTCCCCGCTACGATGCGCTGCTGGTCGTGGCCCTCGCCATCCAGGCGTGGATGCTGGTCACGCGCCTGGAGACATGGGATGAAGTGAAGGCCATCGGCCTGTTCCACGTGGTCGGTTTCGCGCTCGAAGTGTTCAAGACCCAGGTCGGCTCCTGGACCTATCCGGACTTCGGCTACACGAAACTGTTCGGCGTGCCGCTGTTCTCCGGCTTCATGTACGCGGCCATCGGCAGCTACATCATCCAGGCCTGGCGCCTGCTCGACCTGCGCATCCGGCACCACCCGCCGTATCCGATGGCGGCCGCGATCGCCATCCTGATCTACGTGAATTTCTGGACGCATCACTACATCGGCGACTATCGCTGGTACCTGGCCGCCTGCGCGCTGGGGCTGTACGCGCGCACCACGGTGATCTTCCGCCCGCTCGATCGCGACCGCAGGATGCCGCTGCTGCTGGGCTTCATGCTGACCGGCTTCTTCATCTGGGTGGCCGAGAATCTGGGCACGTTCATGGGCGTGTGGCGTTATCCGAACCAGCTGGGCGCCTGGTCCGTCGTCCACGTGAGCAAATGGAGCGCCTGGTCGCTGCTCGTCATCATGACGTTTACCATCGTGGCCAACCTGAAGCACGTGAAGGCGCGGGTGCACGTGCCGGAATAA
- a CDS encoding acyltransferase family protein, whose protein sequence is MTHLAPNPRLAGLDTLRAMAIVLVLMSHYHGFVSHAPTFGVAGRIGWAGVDLFFVLSGYLIGNQLLAPASRGETLALKTFFARRLLRTLPNYYVVLAMYVLLPHSPIAGSTMAPLWRYLTFTQNIGLEYGQTFTHSWSLCIEEQFYVALPLAVLALVGTSRSPRLLWCALLAAIAAGMAVRGMAFMDGKDMFAAPVYYATLCRFDELLPGVAIAMLKNFHPASFARVLRYGNALLAAGLSAAGGVLYGAMNETPNAFLASTFGFSLLAASFALLTCAALSPASLLYRLRVPGAASLALWSYAIYLMHKPVFMALRPELVSRGIDTEAPATIVGVMAAGMFGGWLLYRAVESPCMRLRSRWYPPKQSEARLPVASAAGG, encoded by the coding sequence ATGACCCATCTCGCCCCGAATCCCCGGCTGGCCGGGCTCGATACCCTGCGCGCCATGGCCATCGTGCTGGTGCTGATGTCCCACTATCACGGCTTTGTGAGCCACGCGCCGACCTTCGGCGTCGCCGGCCGCATCGGCTGGGCCGGGGTCGACCTGTTCTTCGTGCTGAGCGGCTACCTGATCGGCAATCAGTTGCTGGCGCCGGCGAGCCGCGGGGAGACACTGGCGCTGAAGACATTTTTCGCGCGTCGCCTGCTGCGCACGCTGCCGAACTATTACGTGGTGTTGGCCATGTATGTGCTGCTGCCGCACAGCCCGATCGCCGGCAGCACCATGGCGCCGCTGTGGCGGTATCTGACCTTCACGCAGAACATCGGCCTGGAGTATGGCCAGACGTTTACGCACTCCTGGTCGCTGTGCATCGAGGAGCAGTTCTATGTGGCGCTGCCGCTTGCGGTACTGGCGCTGGTCGGCACCAGCCGGTCGCCGCGCCTGCTGTGGTGTGCGCTGCTTGCCGCGATCGCCGCCGGCATGGCGGTGCGTGGCATGGCCTTCATGGACGGCAAGGACATGTTCGCGGCGCCCGTGTATTACGCGACGCTGTGCCGCTTCGATGAACTGTTGCCGGGTGTCGCCATCGCGATGCTGAAGAATTTCCATCCCGCGTCGTTTGCGCGCGTGCTTCGGTACGGGAATGCGTTGCTGGCTGCCGGCCTGTCTGCAGCAGGCGGCGTGCTGTATGGTGCGATGAACGAGACGCCGAATGCTTTTCTGGCCTCCACCTTCGGGTTCTCGCTGCTCGCCGCCAGCTTTGCCTTGCTGACCTGTGCGGCGCTCAGCCCCGCGTCGCTGCTGTACCGCCTGCGTGTTCCCGGTGCGGCCAGCCTGGCCTTGTGGTCGTACGCGATCTACCTGATGCACAAGCCCGTGTTCATGGCGTTGCGCCCCGAACTGGTATCGAGGGGCATCGACACGGAGGCGCCCGCGACGATTGTCGGCGTCATGGCGGCAGGCATGTTCGGAGGCTGGCTGCTGTATCGGGCGGTGGAGTCGCCGTGCATGCGGCTGCGGTCGCGCTGGTATCCGCCGAAGCAGTCGGAGGCGCGCCTGCCTGTCGCCTCCGCAGCCGGCGGGTGA
- a CDS encoding GNAT family N-acetyltransferase: MNIRIVPATPRDAATVASMVEALTREICAVLKDDTQFNHDVTMTEALCRRWIEEGIYTVLLAYVDGEKLPVGVAAIAQTHALYAEGKIGVIQECYVVPAWRNGAVGSALLNAAFTLAPQKGWVCMELCTPPLPEFARSLHFYQQHGFKPVGGRKMRRRSAPDL, translated from the coding sequence TTGAACATTCGAATCGTTCCGGCAACACCGAGAGATGCTGCGACAGTTGCGTCAATGGTCGAGGCGCTCACACGGGAAATCTGCGCCGTATTGAAGGATGATACCCAGTTCAATCACGACGTCACGATGACGGAGGCGCTGTGTCGGCGATGGATCGAAGAGGGGATCTATACCGTGCTTCTGGCTTACGTGGACGGCGAGAAGCTGCCCGTCGGCGTGGCAGCCATCGCGCAGACCCATGCGCTGTATGCCGAAGGAAAGATCGGGGTCATCCAGGAATGCTATGTCGTGCCGGCCTGGCGCAACGGCGCGGTCGGCAGTGCCTTGCTGAACGCGGCCTTTACGCTGGCGCCGCAAAAGGGGTGGGTGTGCATGGAATTATGCACGCCGCCGCTGCCAGAGTTTGCACGCAGTCTGCACTTCTACCAGCAGCATGGCTTCAAGCCGGTTGGCGGAAGGAAAATGCGGCGCCGGAGTGCGCCTGATCTATGA
- a CDS encoding tetratricopeptide repeat protein: MKRCVLAAAALLLFTAPAFAADLAAARAALAGPPSAWAPALATFQGAARAGDAGAAYWAGLMARNGKGTAPDSAAALGWLTQAAQGGVPDAMFVLANMLIAGEGGAADPVGGHAWLERAAAREHPGALQQLAQMSHEAGDGERASALLKTSAHALKHGR; this comes from the coding sequence ATGAAGCGTTGCGTTCTCGCGGCGGCTGCACTGCTGCTATTCACCGCACCGGCGTTCGCGGCCGACCTGGCGGCGGCGCGCGCGGCGCTGGCCGGGCCGCCTTCCGCCTGGGCACCGGCACTGGCGACGTTCCAGGGCGCCGCGCGGGCCGGTGACGCTGGCGCCGCGTACTGGGCCGGGCTGATGGCCCGCAATGGCAAAGGCACGGCGCCGGACAGCGCCGCCGCCCTCGGCTGGTTGACCCAGGCCGCCCAAGGCGGCGTGCCCGACGCCATGTTCGTGCTGGCCAATATGCTGATCGCGGGCGAGGGCGGCGCGGCCGACCCGGTTGGCGGCCATGCGTGGCTCGAGCGTGCCGCCGCGCGTGAACACCCGGGCGCGCTGCAACAGCTTGCGCAGATGTCGCACGAGGCCGGGGACGGCGAACGTGCCAGCGCATTGCTGAAGACCTCGGCGCATGCGCTGAAACATGGGCGATGA
- a CDS encoding RES family NAD+ phosphorylase yields MPATTVLPVPPLRQLRQFDTCRLIPSRFADVEDSVLAPLADNEGELADLFELDNATNARLLAEHGGAPGIGVDELLSRVPNFRIVNAAFTYPRPEGSRFNDGERGAWYCAFEPETALAEVIFHKTVEYAEIDRFDDSVSYQAMLADFTAPFHDIRGLPEFAPCLAPDSYETSQLLAERLLVAGATGIIYPSVRRPAGTCLACFRPALVGNVRKGLAYRLTWQGSPVPVVEPRTP; encoded by the coding sequence TTGCCGGCCACCACGGTGTTGCCCGTGCCGCCGCTGCGGCAGTTGCGCCAGTTCGATACCTGCCGGCTGATTCCGTCGCGTTTCGCGGACGTGGAAGATTCCGTGCTGGCGCCGCTGGCCGACAACGAAGGCGAACTGGCCGACCTGTTCGAACTCGATAACGCCACGAATGCCCGGCTGCTGGCCGAACACGGCGGCGCACCCGGCATCGGCGTCGATGAACTGCTGTCCCGCGTGCCGAATTTCCGGATCGTCAATGCCGCGTTCACGTACCCCCGGCCGGAAGGCAGCCGCTTCAACGATGGCGAGCGTGGTGCCTGGTACTGCGCGTTCGAGCCCGAGACGGCGCTGGCCGAGGTCATCTTCCACAAGACGGTCGAGTACGCTGAGATCGACCGTTTCGACGACAGCGTGAGCTACCAGGCCATGCTGGCCGATTTCACGGCCCCGTTCCACGACATTCGCGGCTTGCCGGAGTTCGCGCCCTGCCTCGCGCCCGACAGTTATGAAACGTCGCAACTGCTGGCCGAGCGACTGCTGGTGGCCGGCGCGACCGGCATCATCTACCCCAGCGTGCGCCGTCCCGCCGGCACCTGCCTCGCGTGCTTCCGGCCCGCGCTGGTCGGCAATGTTCGCAAAGGGCTGGCCTATCGGTTAACATGGCAAGGTAGCCCGGTGCCCGTCGTCGAGCCGCGCACCCCCTGA
- the recJ gene encoding single-stranded-DNA-specific exonuclease RecJ has product MTRITHRPCPFRESEMLRQGGIHPVLARLFAARGLTDPKELSSELSALILPSGLLHIDAAAVFLADAIAANKRMVIVADYDCDGATACATALRGLRAMGANVDFIVPNRFEYGYGLTPEIVALTAREKSPDIILTVDNGIASIDGVEEAKRRGIEVVVTDHHLPGDRLPDARVIVNPNQPACGFPSKNLAGVGVVFYVLLALRAELRRRGVFDAQTQPKLDSLLDLVALGTVADVVKLDSNNRILVAQGLKRMRAGRMHAGVAALFRVAGRQARSATPFDLGFALGPRLNAAGRLEDMSLGIECLVTDDEGRAWALAQQLNEINLKRREIEAEMQDTALLHLDDFQPSQSSTISVFDESWHQGVIGIVASRLKEKFYRPTITFAPAGDGWIKGSGRSIAGFHMRDALDLVSKRAPSLIDKFGGHAMAAGLSIRADAFEAFSEAFETVGRAWLTEQQLERIVETDGPLEDGYFTTDFIELMDGIVWGQGFAPPVFCDEFRVISQRILKDRHLKLLLERNGARYDAIWFGRTDALGDRARIAFRLDANEYNGTTRVQLMVEHAEPA; this is encoded by the coding sequence ATGACCCGTATCACCCACCGCCCCTGCCCGTTCCGCGAATCGGAAATGCTGCGCCAGGGGGGCATTCATCCCGTGCTGGCACGCCTGTTCGCGGCGCGCGGCCTGACCGATCCGAAGGAGCTGTCGTCCGAACTGTCGGCGTTGATCCTGCCCTCGGGCCTGCTGCACATCGATGCCGCGGCCGTCTTCCTGGCGGATGCGATCGCCGCGAACAAGCGCATGGTGATCGTGGCCGACTATGATTGCGACGGCGCCACGGCCTGCGCCACCGCGCTGCGCGGCCTGCGCGCGATGGGCGCGAATGTCGACTTCATCGTGCCGAACCGTTTCGAGTATGGCTATGGCCTGACGCCCGAGATCGTGGCGCTCACGGCGCGCGAGAAGTCGCCGGACATCATCCTCACCGTCGACAACGGCATCGCCAGCATCGATGGCGTGGAAGAAGCCAAGCGGCGCGGCATCGAAGTCGTCGTCACCGATCACCACCTGCCGGGCGACCGGCTGCCCGATGCGCGCGTGATCGTCAACCCGAACCAGCCGGCGTGCGGCTTCCCGTCGAAGAACCTGGCCGGCGTGGGCGTGGTGTTCTACGTGCTGCTGGCGCTGCGCGCGGAACTGCGCCGGCGCGGCGTGTTCGATGCGCAAACCCAGCCCAAGCTCGACTCGCTGCTCGACCTGGTGGCACTGGGCACGGTGGCGGACGTGGTGAAGCTCGACTCCAACAACCGCATCCTCGTGGCGCAGGGCCTGAAACGCATGCGCGCCGGGCGCATGCACGCGGGCGTGGCCGCCCTGTTCCGCGTGGCCGGCCGCCAGGCGCGCAGTGCCACGCCGTTCGACCTCGGCTTCGCGCTCGGGCCGCGCCTGAACGCGGCGGGCCGGCTGGAAGACATGTCGCTGGGGATCGAATGCCTCGTCACGGACGATGAAGGCCGCGCCTGGGCATTGGCCCAGCAGCTCAATGAGATCAACCTGAAGCGGCGCGAGATCGAGGCGGAAATGCAGGACACGGCGCTGCTGCACCTGGACGATTTCCAGCCTTCGCAGAGTTCCACGATCAGCGTGTTCGACGAATCGTGGCACCAGGGCGTGATCGGCATCGTGGCCTCGCGCCTGAAGGAAAAATTCTACCGGCCCACGATCACGTTCGCGCCGGCCGGCGATGGCTGGATCAAGGGTTCGGGCCGCTCGATCGCGGGCTTTCACATGCGCGATGCGCTGGACCTGGTGTCGAAACGGGCGCCGAGCCTGATCGACAAGTTCGGCGGGCACGCCATGGCGGCCGGCCTGTCGATCCGTGCGGATGCGTTCGAGGCGTTTTCAGAGGCGTTCGAGACGGTCGGCCGCGCGTGGCTCACGGAGCAGCAGCTCGAACGGATCGTGGAAACGGACGGCCCGCTGGAAGATGGCTATTTCACCACGGACTTCATCGAATTGATGGATGGCATCGTGTGGGGCCAGGGCTTCGCGCCACCCGTGTTCTGCGACGAATTCCGCGTGATCAGCCAGCGCATCCTGAAGGATCGCCACCTGAAGCTGCTGCTGGAACGAAACGGCGCGCGCTACGATGCTATCTGGTTCGGCCGCACCGATGCGCTCGGCGACCGCGCCCGCATCGCTTTCCGGCTCGACGCCAATGAATACAACGGCACCACCCGTGTGCAGTTGATGGTCGAGCACGCGGAGCCGGCCTGA
- a CDS encoding antitoxin Xre/MbcA/ParS toxin-binding domain-containing protein encodes MHLPLAQHNGFPYIYPTSRYEPVAPVDLNDREQRERLSQSALKGFFKLKDAWNVRDDDARELLGGPSSSAFYEWKRNPARVLEVDRITRISYLLGIYKSLHIIYGDKLADEWVHLPNKNAIFKGSTPLAYMLAGGLLAMQTVRKLVDARRGGL; translated from the coding sequence ATGCATTTACCCCTTGCCCAACACAACGGTTTTCCCTATATCTATCCAACATCGCGCTACGAGCCCGTTGCGCCCGTCGACCTGAATGACCGGGAACAGCGCGAGCGCCTCTCGCAGTCGGCCCTGAAGGGCTTCTTCAAGCTGAAGGATGCATGGAACGTGCGCGACGACGATGCCCGCGAGCTGCTGGGCGGCCCGTCCAGCAGTGCCTTCTATGAATGGAAGCGCAATCCCGCCCGCGTCCTCGAAGTGGACCGCATCACCCGCATTTCCTACCTGCTCGGCATCTACAAATCCCTGCACATCATCTACGGCGACAAGCTCGCCGACGAATGGGTGCACCTGCCCAACAAGAACGCCATTTTCAAGGGCAGCACGCCACTGGCCTACATGCTGGCCGGTGGGCTGCTGGCGATGCAGACCGTCCGCAAGCTCGTCGACGCGCGCCGGGGAGGCCTGTAA
- a CDS encoding DUF2288 domain-containing protein — MQLNPDKDIELRQKVNRETGRLPWTELMRHFASGNVVWIADEMDLVEVAVRIAHDDKASVGQWMAAGQIAKVSDRQAQEWLEADASLWACVISPFILVQQQKKPH; from the coding sequence ATGCAATTGAATCCTGACAAAGATATCGAACTCCGCCAGAAGGTAAACCGCGAAACGGGCCGCCTGCCGTGGACCGAACTGATGCGCCACTTCGCTTCCGGCAACGTGGTGTGGATCGCGGACGAGATGGACCTCGTGGAAGTGGCCGTGCGCATCGCCCATGACGACAAGGCCAGCGTGGGCCAGTGGATGGCCGCCGGCCAGATCGCCAAGGTATCGGACCGGCAGGCACAGGAATGGCTGGAGGCAGATGCCTCGCTGTGGGCCTGCGTCATCAGCCCGTTCATCCTCGTCCAGCAGCAAAAAAAGCCGCACTGA
- a CDS encoding GNAT family N-acetyltransferase, whose translation MHVTLESVTIDNFEVLMDMELPPEQARYLASNAYSIAQAHYYADWRPRAIYCDGIPARFALYDVTGNDEPGHYAIYRLMVDYPRQNQGIGRRAMALILSEIRACADARRITICYKPENATARRFYASLGFAETGIDALGEMVAEIVL comes from the coding sequence ATGCATGTCACGCTGGAATCGGTAACGATCGATAATTTTGAAGTCCTGATGGACATGGAGCTGCCGCCGGAGCAGGCGCGCTACCTTGCCAGCAATGCTTACTCGATCGCACAGGCGCACTACTATGCCGATTGGCGGCCACGCGCAATCTATTGTGACGGCATCCCGGCCAGGTTCGCTTTATACGATGTGACAGGCAATGACGAGCCGGGACATTACGCAATCTACAGGTTGATGGTGGATTATCCTCGCCAAAACCAGGGAATAGGGCGCCGGGCAATGGCGCTAATACTGTCGGAGATACGCGCTTGCGCGGATGCCCGTCGGATTACGATCTGCTACAAGCCCGAGAATGCCACTGCACGCCGGTTTTATGCCTCACTGGGGTTTGCCGAAACTGGTATCGATGCGCTTGGCGAGATGGTGGCGGAGATAGTGCTGTGA
- a CDS encoding TIGR04552 family protein — MSEFRPTLESKRKFSLNWGYLGAMASGRSAIDLGSLALRNLHDAREFVREYGYDLNQPVARDIIRNCHSEAVDFIRSTFLQPGQEKLIPRDVYAPDDPVQLLVYASHHAQHNCEQRMWSCAILKVMHAIFYIDNNLELRHFNTIRDQVFATLDEVIHEDDTGHYFLSDGELCLPLHHLERKRNKGRNSILLKLLQKAAYLAQDIYDHLGVRLVFGTRFECLLALETLQRAHILSITNIESNRTRNTLLDLEAAKEIFVKYRLMLERSHDYPTELLQRMDAELLAVAKRQTRADNPHSGDDFSSIQVTVRKMIHLQAEQGYPETAGQEYDVGFFFDYELQLMDKESHQRSMSGPSSHEAYKRRQVETARLRVFGRELSDWIAAHSSPAPVPESLAQLSPTA, encoded by the coding sequence ATGAGCGAATTTCGGCCTACGCTCGAGAGCAAGCGCAAGTTTTCGTTGAATTGGGGCTATCTGGGGGCCATGGCCAGTGGCCGCTCGGCGATCGATCTGGGATCACTCGCGTTGCGCAACTTGCATGACGCGCGCGAATTCGTGCGCGAATACGGCTATGACCTGAACCAGCCGGTCGCCCGCGACATCATCCGCAACTGCCACAGCGAGGCAGTCGATTTCATCAGAAGCACTTTTTTGCAACCGGGCCAGGAAAAGCTCATTCCGCGCGATGTGTACGCGCCGGACGATCCAGTCCAGCTGCTGGTCTACGCATCCCACCACGCACAGCATAATTGCGAACAGCGCATGTGGTCGTGTGCCATTCTGAAGGTGATGCATGCGATTTTCTACATCGACAACAACCTGGAGCTGCGCCACTTCAATACGATTCGCGATCAAGTCTTTGCAACGCTGGATGAGGTGATCCACGAAGACGACACGGGTCATTATTTCCTGTCCGACGGCGAACTATGCCTGCCACTGCACCATCTTGAACGCAAGCGAAACAAGGGCCGCAACAGTATCCTGCTCAAGCTTCTACAAAAGGCCGCTTATCTCGCGCAGGACATTTACGACCACCTGGGCGTGCGCCTCGTGTTCGGTACCCGTTTTGAATGCTTGCTCGCATTGGAGACCCTGCAGCGCGCGCACATCCTTTCGATCACCAACATCGAGTCCAACCGCACCCGCAATACATTGCTCGACCTGGAAGCTGCCAAGGAAATTTTCGTGAAATACCGCTTGATGCTTGAGCGCAGCCACGATTATCCGACAGAGCTTTTGCAAAGGATGGACGCGGAACTGCTGGCCGTCGCCAAGCGCCAGACTCGCGCCGACAATCCCCACAGCGGCGATGATTTCAGCAGCATTCAAGTGACCGTGCGCAAGATGATCCATTTGCAGGCCGAACAAGGCTATCCTGAAACGGCGGGCCAGGAGTATGACGTTGGCTTTTTCTTCGACTATGAGCTGCAACTGATGGACAAGGAAAGCCATCAGCGCAGCATGTCCGGTCCGTCCAGCCACGAGGCCTACAAGCGCCGGCAGGTCGAGACTGCCCGCCTGCGTGTTTTTGGCCGCGAACTAAGCGATTGGATCGCTGCCCATTCCAGCCCGGCACCGGTGCCGGAATCGCTGGCGCAATTGTCTCCCACTGCCTGA
- a CDS encoding MerR family transcriptional regulator translates to MADLLDITEVTRMTGLTARALRFYEARGLLQPVRDSSGRRQYGTAQLEALHRIMAMKRAGLTLAQIQSMTAGPRPDLHSIVAAQIQVLEAREREVAAARELLASILSRIERNEPIDVATFCSLIRQGENAMSQVKLDALASQYMSAEQNLAFKEAVQALPADFDAEVHDRKWQALSARIKSALPLDPGSPAAQAFLDEWNELAAPYIAACSAEALKGVSNMHEHIEEWDREVDGPFDAEVFRFHQAAQRARDAMHGPADR, encoded by the coding sequence ATGGCTGATCTACTTGACATCACTGAAGTCACCCGCATGACGGGCCTGACAGCGCGGGCGCTCAGATTCTATGAGGCCCGAGGGCTTTTGCAACCTGTGCGAGATTCCTCCGGACGCCGACAGTACGGGACAGCGCAGCTCGAAGCGCTACACCGCATCATGGCAATGAAACGTGCCGGGTTAACGCTGGCGCAAATTCAATCCATGACTGCAGGCCCGCGCCCCGACTTGCATTCGATCGTGGCTGCCCAAATCCAGGTACTCGAGGCGCGCGAGCGCGAAGTCGCGGCCGCAAGAGAGTTGCTTGCATCCATTTTGTCCCGCATCGAGCGTAACGAGCCAATCGATGTCGCGACATTCTGCTCGCTGATACGACAAGGAGAAAACGCGATGTCTCAAGTAAAACTCGATGCATTGGCTTCCCAATACATGAGCGCCGAGCAAAACCTGGCGTTCAAGGAAGCAGTGCAAGCGCTGCCGGCCGACTTCGATGCCGAAGTCCATGACAGGAAATGGCAGGCGCTCAGTGCGCGGATCAAGTCAGCGCTTCCACTCGATCCAGGAAGCCCTGCTGCCCAGGCCTTCCTTGATGAATGGAATGAATTGGCGGCGCCCTACATCGCAGCGTGTTCAGCAGAGGCGTTAAAGGGCGTCAGCAACATGCATGAGCACATCGAGGAATGGGACCGCGAAGTCGACGGGCCATTCGATGCGGAAGTGTTCAGGTTTCATCAGGCGGCGCAAAGGGCACGTGACGCCATGCACGGACCTGCGGATCGGTAG
- a CDS encoding bifunctional 2',3'-cyclic-nucleotide 2'-phosphodiesterase/3'-nucleotidase, with the protein MKKSVLISLPLVLAGCASIPHGVPVGTQATVAILETTDLHGNVVSYDYYKLSPEPSLGLERTATLIGQARGQFPNNVLLDNGDTIQGTALADYQAIVQPLDCSETLAIYKVFNALGYDGTGIGNHDFNYGLAYLNQVSGSRFDVDGVTATQPCAGPKFPQVLANVYSAKSRQPLFAPYAIIDKRIVASAPDGTKVPATLRVGIIGFAPPTILTWDKRWLEGRVYTEGLRETAQRYVPEMRAKGADIVVAISHGGLDAAPYSPTMENGSWHLAQVPGIDAMLIGHSHQVFPNAASTVSQFDLPGVDKAKGLVHGVPTVMAGLWGTHLGVIGLNMAWNGKAWVIDKARTTVEARPIAAGRKAVAGDPAIAPLVQAEHEATIRYVKTPIGKTGFRMSTYFADAGDVSAIQVVNEAQADYLRDYVKANLPQFAQLPVLSVSSPFKSGSAGVTDYTDVQAGAIALNNAADLYLYPNALYGVKVTGTGLQAWLEKAAERFNTIDPRRTEPQELVNTGFPGYNFDMPSSAELQYEIDITRPPGQRVKNLRFRGAPVGPAQEFLVATNNYRASGGGAFPGLDGSSTVVAAPDNNRDVLIEYIRKQGALTRAAHGSHRSWRFARAATQGAVVFHSAPGKLALAREAGLGNVRELRADDGGGKGFALYAIDLAR; encoded by the coding sequence ATGAAAAAATCGGTCCTGATTTCCCTTCCGCTCGTGCTGGCCGGCTGCGCGAGCATTCCCCACGGCGTACCCGTCGGCACCCAGGCGACGGTCGCCATCCTTGAAACGACGGACCTGCACGGCAACGTGGTCAGCTACGACTACTACAAGCTGTCGCCCGAACCGTCGCTGGGCCTGGAGCGCACGGCCACGCTGATCGGCCAGGCACGTGGCCAGTTTCCGAACAACGTGCTGCTCGATAACGGCGACACGATCCAGGGCACCGCGCTGGCCGACTACCAGGCCATCGTGCAGCCGCTCGATTGCAGCGAAACGCTGGCCATCTACAAGGTGTTCAATGCGCTGGGCTACGATGGCACGGGCATCGGCAACCACGACTTCAACTACGGCCTTGCCTACCTGAACCAGGTGTCGGGCAGCCGCTTCGACGTCGACGGCGTCACAGCCACGCAGCCATGCGCCGGCCCGAAGTTCCCGCAGGTGCTGGCCAACGTGTATAGCGCGAAGTCGCGCCAGCCGCTGTTCGCGCCATACGCGATCATCGACAAGCGCATCGTCGCCAGCGCGCCGGACGGCACGAAGGTGCCGGCCACGCTGCGGGTCGGCATCATCGGGTTCGCGCCGCCGACGATCCTCACGTGGGACAAGCGCTGGCTGGAAGGCAGGGTCTACACGGAAGGCCTGCGCGAGACCGCGCAGCGCTACGTTCCCGAGATGCGCGCGAAGGGGGCGGACATCGTGGTGGCGATCTCGCACGGCGGCCTCGATGCGGCACCCTATTCGCCGACGATGGAGAACGGCAGCTGGCACCTGGCGCAGGTGCCGGGCATCGACGCGATGCTGATCGGCCATTCGCACCAGGTGTTCCCGAACGCGGCCAGCACGGTGTCGCAGTTCGACCTGCCGGGTGTCGACAAGGCGAAAGGCCTCGTGCACGGCGTGCCGACCGTGATGGCGGGCCTGTGGGGCACGCACCTCGGCGTGATCGGCTTGAACATGGCGTGGAACGGCAAGGCCTGGGTGATCGACAAGGCACGGACCACGGTCGAAGCGCGGCCGATCGCCGCTGGCCGCAAGGCCGTGGCCGGCGATCCCGCCATCGCGCCACTGGTGCAGGCCGAGCATGAGGCCACGATCCGCTACGTGAAAACGCCGATCGGCAAGACCGGCTTCCGCATGTCGACGTATTTCGCCGATGCGGGCGACGTCAGCGCGATCCAGGTCGTCAACGAGGCGCAGGCCGATTACCTGCGCGATTACGTGAAGGCGAACCTGCCGCAGTTCGCGCAGTTGCCCGTGCTGTCCGTCTCGTCGCCGTTCAAGTCCGGCTCGGCCGGCGTGACGGACTACACGGACGTGCAGGCCGGCGCGATCGCGCTGAACAACGCGGCCGACCTGTACCTGTATCCGAACGCGCTGTATGGCGTGAAAGTGACCGGCACGGGCCTGCAAGCGTGGCTGGAGAAGGCGGCGGAACGGTTCAACACGATCGACCCGCGGCGCACGGAGCCGCAGGAACTGGTGAATACCGGCTTTCCCGGCTATAACTTCGACATGCCGTCCAGCGCCGAGCTGCAATACGAAATCGACATCACCCGGCCGCCGGGCCAGCGCGTGAAAAACCTGCGGTTCCGCGGCGCCCCGGTGGGTCCGGCCCAGGAATTCCTGGTGGCGACGAACAACTACCGCGCCAGCGGCGGCGGTGCCTTCCCGGGGCTCGATGGCAGCAGCACGGTCGTGGCCGCGCCGGACAACAACCGCGACGTGCTGATCGAATACATCCGCAAACAGGGTGCGCTGACGCGCGCCGCGCACGGCAGCCACCGCAGCTGGCGCTTCGCCCGCGCGGCCACGCAGGGGGCCGTGGTATTCCATTCCGCGCCCGGAAAACTGGCGCTGGCGCGGGAAGCAGGCCTGGGCAATGTGCGCGAACTGCGTGCCGACGACGGCGGGGGCAAGGGTTTCGCGCTGTATGCGATCGACCTGGCCCGATGA